One Loxodonta africana isolate mLoxAfr1 chromosome 4, mLoxAfr1.hap2, whole genome shotgun sequence genomic region harbors:
- the NCKAP5L gene encoding nck-associated protein 5-like isoform X1, whose protein sequence is MSETMDQPARGPGNPRLGEGGEGGMEPGTCEELLQRLRELEAENSALAQANENQRETYERCLDEVANHVVQALLNQKDLREECIKLKKRVFDLERQNQMLSALFQQKLQLTTGSLPQIPLTPLQPPLEPPASLSLSSTKGPATSLPVGRCAGQREVCWEQQLQPGGLGPPATPPPALDALSPFLRKKAQILEVLRALEETDPVLLCSPATPWQPPGEGPGSPEPINGELCGPPQPEPSPWAPYLLLGPGSLGGLLHWERLLGGPGEEEGTGRPWGPSRGSPQARGTSSGPHCAPGSSSSSSSDEAGDPNEAPSPDTLLGALARKQLNLGQLLEDTESYLQAFLAGAAGPLNGDHPGPRQPSSPDQGPPQLSKSKGLPKSAWGGDTPEAHRPGFGATSEGQGPLPFLSMFMGAGDAPLGSRPGHPHSLSQVKSKLQIGPPSPGEAQGPLLPSPARGLKFLKMPPASEKVPSPGGPQLSPQLPRNSRIPCRNGGSDGSPSPLLARRGLGGGELSPEGAQGLPTSPSPCSSTPDSAQLRPPQPALSTTLSPGPVMSPCYENILDLSRGTFRGPSPEPPLSPLQVPTYPQLTLEVPQAPEVLRSPGIPPSPCLPESCPYGSPQEKSLDKAGSESPHPGCRTPGNSSKKSGQGAGRRPGDPGYTPLRDRLAALGKLKTGPEGLLGTERNGVPARPGTEKVRGPGRSGESPGDMMPPTSRPPEQPETKGALRGAVALGTSSLKQQEPGLLGDPGARVYSSHSMGARVDLEPISPRSCLTKVELAKSRLAGALCPQVPRTPAKVPTSAPNLGKPNKSPHGSPTKLPSKSPTKVVPRPGAPSANKESPKPDKGKGPPWADCGSTTAQPTPPAAGPIDPNQGPEGPAPHSAIEEKVMKGIEENVLRLQGQERALGTEAKHRNTSSIASWFGLKKSKLPALNRRTEATKSKEGASGGSPLRKEVKMEARKLEAESLNISKLMAKAEDLRRALEEEKAYLSSRARPRLRGPAPGPQMQGQLAGMYQGADTFMQQLLNRVDGKELPPKSWREPKPEFGDFQPVSSDPKNPWPACGPRNGLVGPLQGCGKPPGKPSSEPGRRDDIPSEDSLAEPVPTPHFTACGSLTRTLDSGIGTFPPPDHGSSGTPSKNLPKTKSPRLEPPPGAPPARPPPLTKVPRRAHTLEREVPGVEELLVSGRHPSMPAFPALLTATPGHRGHKTCPDDPCEDPGPPPPVQLAKNWTFPNARAAGSSSDPFLCPPRQLEGLPRMPLALPVDRKPSLEPSRPSPTPPGPAFGGSRTPSTSDMGEDGRVASGVAPGLETSESLSDSLYDSLSSCGSQG, encoded by the exons ATCCCGCTCACCCCACTCCAGCCGCCGTTGGAGCCACCAGCCTCCCTCTCCTTGAGCTCCACTAAGGGACCAGCCACCTCACTGCCTGTGGGGCGCTGTGCTGGGCAGAGAGAG GTTTGTTGGGAGCAGCAGCTGCAGCCAGGAGGCCTAGGACCCCCAGCTACCCCACCTCCGGCGCTGGATGCCCTATCCCCATTCCTTAGGAAGAAAGCCCAGATCCTGGAGGTGCTGAGAGCCCTGGAAGAGACTGACCCCGTACTTCTGTGCTCACCTGCCACCCCTTGGCAGCCTCCAGGCGAGGGGCCTGGCTCCCCAGAGCCGATCAACGGCGAGCTATGTGGCCCACCCCAGCCTGAACCCTCGCCCTGGGCCCCTTACCTGCTGCTAGGCCCTGGCAGCCTGGGAGGCCTGCTGCACTGGGAGCGCCTCCTGGGGGGCCCGGGAGAGGAAGAGGGTACTGGCCGGCCCTGGGGCCCTAGTAGGGGGTCTCCTCAGGCCCGGGGCACCAGCTCTGGCCCACACTGTGCCCCAGGCAGtagctcctcctcctcttctgatGAGGCAGGTGATCCCAATGAGGCACCCAGCCCTGACACCCTGCTCGGTGCCCTGGCCCGCAAACAATTGAACCTGGGCCAACTCCTCGAGGACACAGAGTCTTACCTACAGGCCTTCCTGGCGGGGGCTGCAGGCCCACTCAACGGGGACCACCCAGGTCCCAGGCAGCCATCCTCCCCAGACCAGGGGCCCCCACAGCTGTCCAAGTCCAAAGGCCTCCCCAAGTCAGCTTGGGGTGGGGATACCCCAGAGGCCCACAGGCCAGGCTTTGGTGCTACCTCAGAGGGCCAGggacccctccccttcctcagcATGTTCATGGGTGCGGGGGATGCCCCCCTGGGCTCACGGCCTGGCCACCCCCATTCCTTATCTCAGGTGAAAAGCAAGCTCCAAATTGGCCCCCCTTCTCCTGGAGAAGCCCAgggaccccttctgccctctccagCCAGAGGTCTCAAGTTCCTAAAGATGCCTCCAGCCTCGGAGAAAGTCCCCAGCCCAGGAGGCCCCCAGCTCAGCCCCCAGCTCCCCCGGAACTCACGAATCCCCTGTCGGAACGGTGGCTCAGATGGGAGCCCCTCCCCGTTGCTGGCCCGCCGGGGTCTTGGGGGAGGAGAGCTGTCCCCTGAGGGGGCACAAGGCCTGCCCACCAGCCCTTCACCCTGCTCTTCAACCCCAGACTCTGCACAACTCAGACCCCCGCAGCCAGCCTTGTCCACCACACTGTCCCCAGGGCCAGTGATGTCTCCCTGCTATGAGAACATCCTGGACCTTTCCCGCGGCACCTTCAGGGGGCCTTCCCCAGAGCCCCCTCTATCCCCACTGCAGGTGCCCACCTACCCACAACTGACTCTGGAGGTGCCACAGGCCCCGGAGGTCCTCAGAAGCCCCGGCATCCCTCCCAGCCCTTGCCTCCCAGAATCCTGCCCCTATGGGAGCCCCCAGGAGAAGAGTTTGGACAAGGCAGGCTCAGAGTCCCCCCATCCTGGCTGCAGGACCCCAGGCAACTCATCCAAGAAATCTGGCCAGGGGGCAGGGCGGCGACCTGGGGATCCTGGCTACACACCCCTGCGGGACAGACTGGCAGCCCTGGGGAAACTGAAGACAGGCCCCGAGGGGCTTCTGGGCACAGAGAGGAATGGGGTGCCAGCCAGGCCTGGCACTGAGAAGGTTCGGGGACCAGGGAGGTCAGGGGAGAGCCCTGGAGACATGATGCCTCCCACCTCCAGGCCCCCTGAGCAGCCAGAAACTAAGGGAGCACTGCGGGGGGCAGTGGCCTTAGGCACAAGCAGCCTGAAGCAGCAGGAACCCGGGCTCCTGGGGGATCCTGGGGCTCGAGTCTATTCCTCCCACTCAATGGGGGCCCGGGTAGACCTGGAGCCCATCTCACCAAGGAGCTGCCTCACCAAAGTAGAGCTGGCTAAGAGCCGGCTGGCAGGAGCTCTGTGTCCCCAGGTACCCCGTACCCCTGCCAAAGTGCCAACCTCAGCCCCCAACCTGGGCAAGCCCAATAAGAGCCCCCATGGCAGCCCTACGAAGCTGCCTTCCAAATCACCCACCAAGGTGGTGCCCCGGCCTGGAGCCCCCTCAGCTAATAAGGAGTCCCCCAAGCCTGACAAGGGAAAGGGCCCACCATGGGCAGACTGTGGTAGCACCACAGCACAGCCTACACCCCCAGCAGCTGGCCCCATTGACCCAAACCAAGGCCCTGAGGGGCCAGCCCCACACTCCGCCATCGAGGAGAAAGTGATGAAGGGCATTGAGGAGAATGTGCTGCGGCTCCAGGGCCAGGAGCGGGCGCTGGGCACTGAGGCCAAGCACCGAAACACCAGCAGCATCGCCAGCTGGTTTGGTCTTAAGAAGAGCAAGCTGCCAGCACTGAACCGTCGCACAGAGGCCACCAAGAGCAAGGAAGGGGCCAGTGGGGGCTCCCCGCTCCGGAAGGAGGTCAAGATGGAAGCCCGGAAGCTGGAGGCCGAGAGCCTCAACATCTCCAAACTGATGGCTAAGGCAGAAGACTTGCGGCGTGCCCTGGAGGAGGAGAAGGCCTACCTGAGCAGCAGGGCCCGGCCACGGCTCCGGGGACCAGCCCCAGGGCCACAGATGCAGGGCCAGCTGGCTGGCATGTACCAAGGTGCAGACACCTTCATGCAGCAGCTGCTCAACAG GGTGGATGGCAAGGAGCTGCCACCCAAAAGCTGGCGGGAGCCCAAGCCTGAGTTTGGGGATTTCCAGCCAGTGTCCTCAGACCCCAAGAACCCCTGGCCAGCTTGTGGGCCCCGAAATGGACTGGTAGGCCCTCTTCAGGGCTGTGGAAAACCTCCTGGGAAG CCGAGCAGTGAGCCGGGGAGGCGGGATGATATCCCCTCAGAGGACAGCCTGGCCGAGCCTGTGCCCACCCCACACTTCACAG CCTGTGGCTCCTTGACTCGAACCCTGGACAGTGGCATTGGGACCTTCCCGCCCCCAGACCATGGCAGCAGTGGGACTCCCAGCAAGAACCTGCCGAAGACCAAGTCACCACGGCTGGAGCCCCCACCCGGGGCACCCCCAGCTCGACCCCCACCCCTTACCAAAGTCCCCCGCCGTGCCCACACACTGGAGCGTGAGGTGCCAGGAGtagaggagctgctggtgagtggGCGGCACCCTAGCATGCCGGCCTTCCCTGCACTGCTCACCGCGACACCGGGCCACCGGGGCCATAAGACGTGTCCTGATG ATCCCTGTGAAGACCCAGGCCCTCCTCCTCCTGTCCAGCTGGCCAAAAACTGGACCTTCCCCAATGCAAGGGCAGCTGGCAGCTCCTCTGACCCTTTCCTCTGCCCGCCCCGACAACTGGAGGGACTGCCCAGGATGCCCCTG gCCCTGCCCGTGGACCGGAAGCCAAGCCTGGAGCCCAGCCGCCCATCCCCTACACCCCCAGGTCCAGCATTTGGGGGTAGCCGCACCCCCAGTACGTCGGACATGGGTGAGGACGGTAGAGTGGCCAGCGGGGTTGCCCCAGGGCTTGAGACCTCGGAATCCCTCAGTGACTCGCTCTATGACTCACTATCCTCCTGTGGGAGTCAGGGCTGA
- the NCKAP5L gene encoding nck-associated protein 5-like isoform X2 has product MSETMDQPARGPGNPRLGEGGEGGMEPGTCEELLQRLRELEAENSALAQANENQRETYERCLDEVANHVVQALLNQKDLREECIKLKKRVFDLERQNQMLSALFQQKLQLTTGSLPQVCWEQQLQPGGLGPPATPPPALDALSPFLRKKAQILEVLRALEETDPVLLCSPATPWQPPGEGPGSPEPINGELCGPPQPEPSPWAPYLLLGPGSLGGLLHWERLLGGPGEEEGTGRPWGPSRGSPQARGTSSGPHCAPGSSSSSSSDEAGDPNEAPSPDTLLGALARKQLNLGQLLEDTESYLQAFLAGAAGPLNGDHPGPRQPSSPDQGPPQLSKSKGLPKSAWGGDTPEAHRPGFGATSEGQGPLPFLSMFMGAGDAPLGSRPGHPHSLSQVKSKLQIGPPSPGEAQGPLLPSPARGLKFLKMPPASEKVPSPGGPQLSPQLPRNSRIPCRNGGSDGSPSPLLARRGLGGGELSPEGAQGLPTSPSPCSSTPDSAQLRPPQPALSTTLSPGPVMSPCYENILDLSRGTFRGPSPEPPLSPLQVPTYPQLTLEVPQAPEVLRSPGIPPSPCLPESCPYGSPQEKSLDKAGSESPHPGCRTPGNSSKKSGQGAGRRPGDPGYTPLRDRLAALGKLKTGPEGLLGTERNGVPARPGTEKVRGPGRSGESPGDMMPPTSRPPEQPETKGALRGAVALGTSSLKQQEPGLLGDPGARVYSSHSMGARVDLEPISPRSCLTKVELAKSRLAGALCPQVPRTPAKVPTSAPNLGKPNKSPHGSPTKLPSKSPTKVVPRPGAPSANKESPKPDKGKGPPWADCGSTTAQPTPPAAGPIDPNQGPEGPAPHSAIEEKVMKGIEENVLRLQGQERALGTEAKHRNTSSIASWFGLKKSKLPALNRRTEATKSKEGASGGSPLRKEVKMEARKLEAESLNISKLMAKAEDLRRALEEEKAYLSSRARPRLRGPAPGPQMQGQLAGMYQGADTFMQQLLNRVDGKELPPKSWREPKPEFGDFQPVSSDPKNPWPACGPRNGLVGPLQGCGKPPGKPSSEPGRRDDIPSEDSLAEPVPTPHFTACGSLTRTLDSGIGTFPPPDHGSSGTPSKNLPKTKSPRLEPPPGAPPARPPPLTKVPRRAHTLEREVPGVEELLVSGRHPSMPAFPALLTATPGHRGHKTCPDDPCEDPGPPPPVQLAKNWTFPNARAAGSSSDPFLCPPRQLEGLPRMPLALPVDRKPSLEPSRPSPTPPGPAFGGSRTPSTSDMGEDGRVASGVAPGLETSESLSDSLYDSLSSCGSQG; this is encoded by the exons GTTTGTTGGGAGCAGCAGCTGCAGCCAGGAGGCCTAGGACCCCCAGCTACCCCACCTCCGGCGCTGGATGCCCTATCCCCATTCCTTAGGAAGAAAGCCCAGATCCTGGAGGTGCTGAGAGCCCTGGAAGAGACTGACCCCGTACTTCTGTGCTCACCTGCCACCCCTTGGCAGCCTCCAGGCGAGGGGCCTGGCTCCCCAGAGCCGATCAACGGCGAGCTATGTGGCCCACCCCAGCCTGAACCCTCGCCCTGGGCCCCTTACCTGCTGCTAGGCCCTGGCAGCCTGGGAGGCCTGCTGCACTGGGAGCGCCTCCTGGGGGGCCCGGGAGAGGAAGAGGGTACTGGCCGGCCCTGGGGCCCTAGTAGGGGGTCTCCTCAGGCCCGGGGCACCAGCTCTGGCCCACACTGTGCCCCAGGCAGtagctcctcctcctcttctgatGAGGCAGGTGATCCCAATGAGGCACCCAGCCCTGACACCCTGCTCGGTGCCCTGGCCCGCAAACAATTGAACCTGGGCCAACTCCTCGAGGACACAGAGTCTTACCTACAGGCCTTCCTGGCGGGGGCTGCAGGCCCACTCAACGGGGACCACCCAGGTCCCAGGCAGCCATCCTCCCCAGACCAGGGGCCCCCACAGCTGTCCAAGTCCAAAGGCCTCCCCAAGTCAGCTTGGGGTGGGGATACCCCAGAGGCCCACAGGCCAGGCTTTGGTGCTACCTCAGAGGGCCAGggacccctccccttcctcagcATGTTCATGGGTGCGGGGGATGCCCCCCTGGGCTCACGGCCTGGCCACCCCCATTCCTTATCTCAGGTGAAAAGCAAGCTCCAAATTGGCCCCCCTTCTCCTGGAGAAGCCCAgggaccccttctgccctctccagCCAGAGGTCTCAAGTTCCTAAAGATGCCTCCAGCCTCGGAGAAAGTCCCCAGCCCAGGAGGCCCCCAGCTCAGCCCCCAGCTCCCCCGGAACTCACGAATCCCCTGTCGGAACGGTGGCTCAGATGGGAGCCCCTCCCCGTTGCTGGCCCGCCGGGGTCTTGGGGGAGGAGAGCTGTCCCCTGAGGGGGCACAAGGCCTGCCCACCAGCCCTTCACCCTGCTCTTCAACCCCAGACTCTGCACAACTCAGACCCCCGCAGCCAGCCTTGTCCACCACACTGTCCCCAGGGCCAGTGATGTCTCCCTGCTATGAGAACATCCTGGACCTTTCCCGCGGCACCTTCAGGGGGCCTTCCCCAGAGCCCCCTCTATCCCCACTGCAGGTGCCCACCTACCCACAACTGACTCTGGAGGTGCCACAGGCCCCGGAGGTCCTCAGAAGCCCCGGCATCCCTCCCAGCCCTTGCCTCCCAGAATCCTGCCCCTATGGGAGCCCCCAGGAGAAGAGTTTGGACAAGGCAGGCTCAGAGTCCCCCCATCCTGGCTGCAGGACCCCAGGCAACTCATCCAAGAAATCTGGCCAGGGGGCAGGGCGGCGACCTGGGGATCCTGGCTACACACCCCTGCGGGACAGACTGGCAGCCCTGGGGAAACTGAAGACAGGCCCCGAGGGGCTTCTGGGCACAGAGAGGAATGGGGTGCCAGCCAGGCCTGGCACTGAGAAGGTTCGGGGACCAGGGAGGTCAGGGGAGAGCCCTGGAGACATGATGCCTCCCACCTCCAGGCCCCCTGAGCAGCCAGAAACTAAGGGAGCACTGCGGGGGGCAGTGGCCTTAGGCACAAGCAGCCTGAAGCAGCAGGAACCCGGGCTCCTGGGGGATCCTGGGGCTCGAGTCTATTCCTCCCACTCAATGGGGGCCCGGGTAGACCTGGAGCCCATCTCACCAAGGAGCTGCCTCACCAAAGTAGAGCTGGCTAAGAGCCGGCTGGCAGGAGCTCTGTGTCCCCAGGTACCCCGTACCCCTGCCAAAGTGCCAACCTCAGCCCCCAACCTGGGCAAGCCCAATAAGAGCCCCCATGGCAGCCCTACGAAGCTGCCTTCCAAATCACCCACCAAGGTGGTGCCCCGGCCTGGAGCCCCCTCAGCTAATAAGGAGTCCCCCAAGCCTGACAAGGGAAAGGGCCCACCATGGGCAGACTGTGGTAGCACCACAGCACAGCCTACACCCCCAGCAGCTGGCCCCATTGACCCAAACCAAGGCCCTGAGGGGCCAGCCCCACACTCCGCCATCGAGGAGAAAGTGATGAAGGGCATTGAGGAGAATGTGCTGCGGCTCCAGGGCCAGGAGCGGGCGCTGGGCACTGAGGCCAAGCACCGAAACACCAGCAGCATCGCCAGCTGGTTTGGTCTTAAGAAGAGCAAGCTGCCAGCACTGAACCGTCGCACAGAGGCCACCAAGAGCAAGGAAGGGGCCAGTGGGGGCTCCCCGCTCCGGAAGGAGGTCAAGATGGAAGCCCGGAAGCTGGAGGCCGAGAGCCTCAACATCTCCAAACTGATGGCTAAGGCAGAAGACTTGCGGCGTGCCCTGGAGGAGGAGAAGGCCTACCTGAGCAGCAGGGCCCGGCCACGGCTCCGGGGACCAGCCCCAGGGCCACAGATGCAGGGCCAGCTGGCTGGCATGTACCAAGGTGCAGACACCTTCATGCAGCAGCTGCTCAACAG GGTGGATGGCAAGGAGCTGCCACCCAAAAGCTGGCGGGAGCCCAAGCCTGAGTTTGGGGATTTCCAGCCAGTGTCCTCAGACCCCAAGAACCCCTGGCCAGCTTGTGGGCCCCGAAATGGACTGGTAGGCCCTCTTCAGGGCTGTGGAAAACCTCCTGGGAAG CCGAGCAGTGAGCCGGGGAGGCGGGATGATATCCCCTCAGAGGACAGCCTGGCCGAGCCTGTGCCCACCCCACACTTCACAG CCTGTGGCTCCTTGACTCGAACCCTGGACAGTGGCATTGGGACCTTCCCGCCCCCAGACCATGGCAGCAGTGGGACTCCCAGCAAGAACCTGCCGAAGACCAAGTCACCACGGCTGGAGCCCCCACCCGGGGCACCCCCAGCTCGACCCCCACCCCTTACCAAAGTCCCCCGCCGTGCCCACACACTGGAGCGTGAGGTGCCAGGAGtagaggagctgctggtgagtggGCGGCACCCTAGCATGCCGGCCTTCCCTGCACTGCTCACCGCGACACCGGGCCACCGGGGCCATAAGACGTGTCCTGATG ATCCCTGTGAAGACCCAGGCCCTCCTCCTCCTGTCCAGCTGGCCAAAAACTGGACCTTCCCCAATGCAAGGGCAGCTGGCAGCTCCTCTGACCCTTTCCTCTGCCCGCCCCGACAACTGGAGGGACTGCCCAGGATGCCCCTG gCCCTGCCCGTGGACCGGAAGCCAAGCCTGGAGCCCAGCCGCCCATCCCCTACACCCCCAGGTCCAGCATTTGGGGGTAGCCGCACCCCCAGTACGTCGGACATGGGTGAGGACGGTAGAGTGGCCAGCGGGGTTGCCCCAGGGCTTGAGACCTCGGAATCCCTCAGTGACTCGCTCTATGACTCACTATCCTCCTGTGGGAGTCAGGGCTGA
- the LOC135231210 gene encoding cell division cycle-associated protein 3-like, with protein sequence MGLAKSVSVTPAPHNTHLAPVTDHHSPSTCILHTPIQMESSPQPSLPSGKQLEGPNQTQDPDPRSPTLGIVRTPMKTSTREPPSPLVKQLSEVFDTKALKSNLSPERVLPLETLSSSELDLPLGTQLSLEDQMPPLSQTELSPKQVSSKGEAGQPTETPVASQRSDKPLRDLRIPNLQVLSIIDRSQTARY encoded by the coding sequence ATGGGCTTGGCCAAGAGCGTTTCAGTCACTCCAGCACCGCACAACACGCATCTGGCTCCAGTGACAGACCATCATTCACCTAGTACCTGCATCTTGCACACACCCATCCAGATGGAGAGCTCTCCACAGCCAAGCCTGCCATCAGGGAAACAGCTGGAGGGTCCTAATCAAACCCAGGACCCCGATCCCCGCTCTCCTACCCTTGGCATTGTGCGGACACCTATGAAGACCAGCACCAGAGAACCTCCAAGCCCCCTGGTGAAGCAGCTGAGTGAAGTATTTGACACCAAAGCCCTCAAATCAAATCTTTCCCCAGAGCGTGTTCTGCCCCTGGAGACACTTTCATCTTCTGAATTGGACTTGCCTCTGGGCACCCAACTATCCCTTGAGGACCAGATGCCACCTCTGAGCCAAACTGAGCTCTCCCCCAAACAGGTGTCTTCCAAGGGGGAAGCAGGACAGCCCACAGAAACCCCTGTGGCCAGCCAGCGCTCAGACAAGCCCTTGAGAGACCTGAGAATCCCCAATCTTCAGGTTCTAAGCATAATAGACAGAAGCCAAACGGCAAGGTACTAG